The following proteins are encoded in a genomic region of Drosophila miranda strain MSH22 chromosome 4, D.miranda_PacBio2.1, whole genome shotgun sequence:
- the LOC108164266 gene encoding E3 ubiquitin-protein ligase KCMF1-like, protein MPQGEMATMGHRHVLCDGCQRHEFPGRRYRCLRCRNYDLCGDCYDQCVQTEHHLMDHPMQLILLEPQSVPELASDSDAVEQLHMSNCYTCPYCKVMGYTAKGLIQHVYGLHSEDDSYVVCPMCACAPAANLRTMQNLSRHLLTNHIDYANLLEPDTPPLPALPPEAATSSRRLRRRNHTRLLQQQHQQQNAAYAQMVNTGQFATDDTFLDLSNVQISNDLLNNLRSLYSDEEIANMTGSNESTLNPTGRTSSSPSTPIIPVVAHPEKPKKERRPKTDRFLLTKWMAGQEKQWKISAKASKTREKQALFTEQILLSMMCDKHLDLPEKEPIDDTLDLKLSETESIETIEPNQSETEEPLKTGKVLEPMVAEKNLTPLKTGKDLEPKISKVMSLMAIPWTQAFMAFQTNDCNSSAIKQFIELMGATTDETQVDEINQEPLD, encoded by the coding sequence ATGCCTCAAGGCGAAATGGCCACAATGGGTCATCGACATGTCCTATGCGATGGGTGTCAGCGACACGAGTTCCCTGGCCGCAGATACCGCTGTCTGCGTTGCCGCAACTACGACCTGTGCGGGGACTGCTACGATCAATGTGTCCAGACCGAGCACCATCTGATGGATCATCCCATGCAGCTGATTCTGCTGGAAccgcagtcagttccagaGCTGGCGAGTGACAGCGATGCCGTGGAACAATTGCACATGTCGAACTGCTACACCTGTCCGTATTGCAAGGTAATGGGCTATACGGCCAAGGGCCTCATCCAGCATGTGTACGGACTGCACAGCGAGGACGACAGCTATGTGGTGTGCCCCATGTGTGCCTGCGCGCCGGCAGCTAATCTGAGAACAATGCAGAATCTATCACGTCATCTACTGACCAATCACATTGACTATGCAAATTTACTGGAGCCGGATACGCCACCGCTGCCCGCACTACCGCCAGAGGCTGCCACTAGTTCGAGACGACTACGACGACGGAATCACACGCgtctgctgcagcagcagcaccagcaacagaatGCTGCCTACGCGCAAATGGTTAATACCGGACAATTCGCTACAGATGATACATTTCTCGATCTGTCCAATGTGCAAATAAGCAACGACTTGTTGAATAATCTACGCAGTCTTTATTCCGACGAAGAAATTGCCAACATGACGGGGAGTAATGAATCAACTTTGAACCCTACTGGAAGAACCAGTTCGTCTCCAAGCACTCCAATCATTCCGGTGGTTGCACACCCAGAGAAACCGAAAAAAGAACGCCGCCCTAAGACAGATCGTTTTCTACTAACAAAATGGATGGCTGGCCAGGAAAAGCAATGGAAGATTTCTGCAAAAGCTAGCAAGACCCGGGAGAAACAGGCACTCTTTACCGAACAGATACTCCTCTCGATGATGTGTGATAAGCATTTGGACCTGCCGGAGAAAGAGCCAATTGACGATACATTGGACTTGAAGCTGTCCGAAACAGAGTCAATCGAAACCATCGAGCCAAATCAATCGGAGACAGAGGAGCCCCTGAAAACTGGAAAGGTTCTAGAGCCCATGGTAGCTGAAAAGAATCTGACTCCCCTCAAAACTGGAAAGGATCTAGAGCCGAAGATATCCAAGGTCATGTCATTGATGGCCATACCCTGGACCCAGGCCTTTATGGCTTTTCAGACGAATGATTGTAATAGCTCAGCCATAAAGCAGTTCATTGAACTGATGGGCGCAACTACAGATGAGACCCAAGTGGATGAAATTAATCAGGAGCCTTTAGATTGA
- the LOC108161501 gene encoding uncharacterized protein LOC108161501: MDCCMGAESERREDKREDKREDKRKQKREQKSEQKSERKSEQKPDDLNETELAKLLDLEFEHMRRQAQAICQTLVHPRDQKCCRTQLENVSRLNKSYSLEIKKNVNIFLKFYLKALRWTQLNQPLELYKKWYPKDSDSKEQCVWMVPGKSFFAMKEFEDGSIIMYQATAKDPSAKWTSNGLKAIS; this comes from the exons ATGGATTGTTGCATGGGAGCCGAGTCCGAGAGGCGCGAAGACAAGCGCGAGGACAAGCGCGAAGACAAGCGCAAACAAAAGCGGGAACAGAAGTCGGAACAAAAGTCGGAACGAAAGTCGGAACAGAAGCCGGATGATTTGAACGAAACCGAATTGGCCAAACTGTTGGACCTGGAATTTGAGCACATGCGTCGCCAGGCTCAAGCAATATGCCAGACGCTGGTCCATCCAAGGGACCAGAAATGCTGCCGGACCCAGCTCGAAAACGTCTCAAGGCTAAATAAGTCATACTCTTTGGAAATAAAAAAGAACgtaaatatatttttgaaattttatCTCAAGGCACTAAGATGGACGCAGCTAAATCAACCGCTGGAACTATACAAGAAGTGG TACCCCAAGGACAGCGACTCTAAAGAACAGTGTGTCTGGATGGTACCGGGGAAATCTTTTTTCGCCATGAAAGAGTTTGAAGATGGCTCCATAATTATGTACCAAGCCACGGCCAAAGATCCCTCTGCCAAATGGACTTCGAACGGTCTCAAGGCAATAAGCTAG
- the LOC108163660 gene encoding protein Turandot X-like: MGHLIRWSCLLIVLVCSGTRGDDDQYGTTGRHLLAIYSNPDVNRATKERNLREMAQFYDAYQDQIGLTSEERLRAEELRKRYTEAIQTGVLAEGETSREGTIGPIVAKYIVEGVVELAKVVESHRSSSAMGIEINRRITIFGFIFCLFTSGIFRSKYF, from the exons ATGGGCCATTTGATACGTTGGAG CTGTCTTCTGATCGTACTGGTATGTTCTGGTACTCGAGGGGATGATGACCAATATGGCACCACTGGTCGCCATTTGTTGGCGATCTACTCAAATCCAGATGTCAATCGAGCCACAAAGGAAAGGAATCTACGTGAGATGGCACAGTTCTATGACGCCTATCAAGATCAAATCGGCTTAACCTCGGAGGAAAGACTACGTGCTGAGGAACTGCGAAAGCGATACACTGAGGCCATCCAAACTGGCGTCTTGGCGGAGGGTGAAACTTCTCGGGAGGGCACCATTGGACCCATTGTTGCCAAGTACATAGTGGAGGGTGTTGTGGAGCTGGCGAAAGTCGTTGAAAGTCATAGAAGTTCATCAGCAATGGGAATCGAGATAAATCGTAGAATTACAATTTTTGGATTCATTTTTTGCCTTTTTACTAGCGGTATATTCAGGTCAAAGTATTTTTag
- the LOC108163664 gene encoding glycine-rich cell wall structural protein isoform X1, giving the protein MKFFIIFFALIVAVFANGYGGNQGRREQGFGQQGFGQQGHGQQGFGQQGHGQQGFGQGGGQGGQGGQQGFGGHGQQGQGQQGFGGHGQQGHGQGGHGGRY; this is encoded by the exons ATGAAATTCTTC ATTATTTTCTTCGCCTTGATCGTGGCTGTCTTCGCCAACGGATACGGTGGTAACCAGGGACGTAGAGAGCAAGGCTTCGGCCAGCAAGGATTCGGCCAGCAGGGACATGGCCAGCAAGGATTCGGCCAGCAGGGACATGGCCAGCAAGGATTCGGCCAGGGAGGCGGACAGGGCGGACAGGGCGGCCAGCAAGGTTTCGGCGGTCATGGTCAGCAAGGACAGGGCCAGCAAGGTTTCGGTGGTCATGGTCAGCAAGGACACGGCCAGGGCGGACATGGCGGACGTTATtaa
- the LOC108163664 gene encoding holotricin-3 isoform X3 gives MKFFIIFFALIVAVLAAGSGNQGGHGQQGHGQQAGSHGGQSGQQGFGHGQQGNAQGHNQAGHGGH, from the exons ATGAAATTCTTC ATTATTTTCTTCGCCTTGATCGTTGCTGTCTTGGCCGCCGGATCCGGTAACCAGGGCGGACATGGACAGCAGGGACATGGCCAGCAAGCAGGAAGCCATGGCGGACAGAGCGGCCAGCAAGGTTTTGGCCACGGCCAGCAAGGAAACGCCCAAGGACACAACCAGGCCGGACATGGCGGACATTAA
- the LOC108163664 gene encoding holotricin-3 isoform X2: MQLSDGLNTCYCHASSPAVWQSVKNLSLSNQITMKFFIIFFALIVAVLAAGSGNQGGHGQQGHGQQAGSHGGQSGQQGFGHGQQGNAQGHNQAGHGGH, translated from the exons ATGCAACTTTCTGATGGATTAAACACTTGCTACTGCCACG CCTCGTCGCCGGCCGTTTGGCAATCAGTTAAGAACTTGAGTCTAAGCAATCAAATCACCATGAAATTCTTC ATTATTTTCTTCGCCTTGATCGTTGCTGTCTTGGCCGCCGGATCCGGTAACCAGGGCGGACATGGACAGCAGGGACATGGCCAGCAAGCAGGAAGCCATGGCGGACAGAGCGGCCAGCAAGGTTTTGGCCACGGCCAGCAAGGAAACGCCCAAGGACACAACCAGGCCGGACATGGCGGACATTAA
- the LOC108163661 gene encoding uncharacterized protein LOC108163661 produces the protein MAMDMVVLVDMVVVMAAMVPKEADMADNGKALADNGKALEDNGKALADKEKVLEDNGKALEDNGKALAEKEKALEDNGKALVDKGKALAEKEKALADKEGLDQVLEMGMGHKEALANSRMAIPIVSIMDTRRPDRRHFP, from the coding sequence ATGGCTATGGACATGGTAGTCCTGGTGGATATGGTGGTGGTAATGGCGGCTATGGTGCCCAAGGAGGCGGATATGGCGGACAACGGGAAGGCTTTGGCGGACAACGGGAAGGCTTTGGAGGACAACGGGAAGGCTTTGGCGGACAAAGAGAAGGTTTTGGAGGACAACGGGAAGGCTTTGGAGGACAACGGGAAGGCTTTGGCGGAGAAAGAGAAGGCTTTGGAGGACAACGGGAAGGCTTTGGTGGACAAAGGGAAGGCTTTGGCGGAGAAAGAGAAGGCTTTGGCAGACAAAGAGGGTTTGGACCAGGTGCTGGAAATGGGTATGGGTCACAAGGAGGCTTTGGCGAACAGCAGAATGGCCATACCCATCGTTTCCATCATGGATACTAGAAGACCAGACCGAAGACATTTTCCATGA
- the LOC108163663 gene encoding uncharacterized protein LOC108163663 translates to MKVLIVLFSLVAMALCRPQGYVSYGGGGQMCAMHNGRQVCGEAQCFQYGGRFICRLFNYRYVDGQNDYLRQPDYPPSQGGSFPDRSDSGSIPDFGGSASRNTTPKPSTKPQKISNYEVVEFSPNQGQF, encoded by the exons ATGAAAGTCTTG ATTGTTTTATTTTCGTTGGTGGCCATGGCTCTGTGTAGGCCCCAGGGCTACGTATCTTATGGTGGTGGTGGGCAAATGTGCGCCATGCACAACGGTCGCCAGGTTTGCGGAGAAGCCCAGTGTTTTCAATACGGCGGGCGGTTTATATGCCGCTTATTTAACTACCGTTACGTGGATGGACAGAATGATTATCTACGACAACCTGATTACCCACCGTCTCAGGGAGGATCATTCCCAGACAGAAGTGATTCTGGTAGCATTCCTGACTTTGGTGGCTCCGCCAGTAGAAATACCACCCCAAAGCCAAGCACTAAACCTCAAAAAATCTCTAATTATGAAGTTGTTGAATTCAGTCCTAATCAAGGACAATTTTAA
- the LOC108163665 gene encoding glycine-rich cell wall structural protein-like has protein sequence MKFLIILFALLAAALALPQYGGGYRPGYGHGGHGKGGGHNYGGGGGSHHGHGKGNHGHRGGHHHH, from the exons ATGAAGTTTCTG ATTATTTTATTCGCTCTGCTGGCCGCTGCCCTGGCCTTGCCCCAATATGGAGGTGGATATCGACCAGGATATGGGCACGGTGGCCATGGGAAGGGCGGAGGACATAACtacggtggtggtggtggctcACATCACGGACATGGCAAGGGCAATCATGGACATCGTGGAGGTCATCACCATCACTAG
- the LOC108163666 gene encoding uncharacterized protein LOC108163666: protein MNFKCCCLLFLSLLGLMAGAMARPERHSSNTTPHTTPLPSCTPWCAGQPPPPPGAVN, encoded by the exons ATGAATTTCAAGTGCTGCTGC TTGCTGTTCCTATCGCTACTGGGGCTGATGGCTGGAGCCATGGCGCGGCCAGAGCGGCACTCCAGCAACACCACTCCACACACAACCCCACTGCCATCGTGCACGCCCTGGTGTGCCGGTCAGCCTCCACCGCCGCCGGGTGCCGTCAACTAG